From a single Phocoena sinus isolate mPhoSin1 chromosome 1, mPhoSin1.pri, whole genome shotgun sequence genomic region:
- the FNDC5 gene encoding fibronectin type III domain-containing protein 5 isoform X3 → MLRFIQEVNTTTRSCALWDLEEDTEYIVHVQAISIQGQSPASEPVLFKTPREAEKMASKNKDEVTMKEMGRNQQLRTGEVLIIVVVLFMWAGVIALFCRQYDIIKDNEPNNNKEKTKSASETSTPEHQSGGLLRSKGSGGAACRAGAWLPSSLCWIQPSGTCLWRNAQLCKCVRCYLLCLFWKTQPKGFTPEGRGIPRAGCLCPLSSLALILTVRSSVWGLKETKWERDLEGTGPISLGKVSWSCNSAGLHN, encoded by the exons ATGCTGCGCTTCATCCAGGAGGTGAACACCACCACCCGCTCGTGCGCGCTCTGGGACCTGGAGGAGGACACCGAGTACATCGTGCACGTGCAGGCCATCTCCATTCAGGGCCAGAGTCCGGCGAGCGAGCCCGTGCTCTTTAAGACGCCACGGGAAGCTGAGAAGATGGCCTCGAAGAACAAAG ATGAGGTGACCATGAAGGAGATGGGGAGGAACCAACAGCTGCGGACGGGCGAGGTGCTGATCATCGTCGTGGTCCTGTTCATGTGGGCCG GCGTCATCGCCCTCTTCTGCCGCCAGTATGACATTATCAAGGACAATGAACCCAATAACAACAAGGAAAAAACCAAGAGTGCATCAGAAACCAGCACACCAGAGCACCAAAGCGGGGGCCTTCTCCGCAGCAAG GGAAGCGGTGGGGCTGCCTGCCGGGCAGGGGCCTGGCTGCCATCAAGCCTTTGCTGGATCCAGCCATCAGGGACTTGTTTGTGGCGCAATGCACAACTTTGCAAGTGTGTAAGATGTTATCTGTTGTGTCTCTTTTGGAAAACACAACCGAAGGGCTTCACTCCAGAGGGCAGAGGGATTCCCCGAGCTGGTTGCCTGTGTCCTCTGTCTTCTTTGGCCCTTATTTTGACTGTAAGATCATCAGTCTGGGGTCTGAAGGAGACAAAGTGGGAAAGAGACCTGGAAGGTACTGGCCCCATTTCTTTAGGAAAAGTCTCTTGGAGTTGCAACAGTGCTGGCTTGCACAACTGA
- the FNDC5 gene encoding fibronectin type III domain-containing protein 5 isoform X1, producing the protein MLRFIQEVNTTTRSCALWDLEEDTEYIVHVQAISIQGQSPASEPVLFKTPREAEKMASKNKDEVTMKEMGRNQQLRTGEVLIIVVVLFMWAGVIALFCRQYDIIKDNEPNNNKEKTKSASETSTPEHQSGGLLRSKVHGHREKEDCHGGRHS; encoded by the exons ATGCTGCGCTTCATCCAGGAGGTGAACACCACCACCCGCTCGTGCGCGCTCTGGGACCTGGAGGAGGACACCGAGTACATCGTGCACGTGCAGGCCATCTCCATTCAGGGCCAGAGTCCGGCGAGCGAGCCCGTGCTCTTTAAGACGCCACGGGAAGCTGAGAAGATGGCCTCGAAGAACAAAG ATGAGGTGACCATGAAGGAGATGGGGAGGAACCAACAGCTGCGGACGGGCGAGGTGCTGATCATCGTCGTGGTCCTGTTCATGTGGGCCG GCGTCATCGCCCTCTTCTGCCGCCAGTATGACATTATCAAGGACAATGAACCCAATAACAACAAGGAAAAAACCAAGAGTGCATCAGAAACCAGCACACCAGAGCACCAAAGCGGGGGCCTTCTCCGCAGCAAG GTCCATGGGCACAGGGAGAAAGAGGACTGCCATGGGGGGAGGCACAGCTAG
- the FNDC5 gene encoding fibronectin type III domain-containing protein 5 isoform X2 has translation MLRFIQEVNTTTRSCALWDLEEDTEYIVHVQAISIQGQSPASEPVLFKTPREAEKMASKNKDEVTMKEMGRNQQLRTGEVLIIVVVLFMWAGVIALFCRQYDIIKDNEPNNNKEKTKSASETSTPEHQSGGLLRSKFPNKPSVNIIEA, from the exons ATGCTGCGCTTCATCCAGGAGGTGAACACCACCACCCGCTCGTGCGCGCTCTGGGACCTGGAGGAGGACACCGAGTACATCGTGCACGTGCAGGCCATCTCCATTCAGGGCCAGAGTCCGGCGAGCGAGCCCGTGCTCTTTAAGACGCCACGGGAAGCTGAGAAGATGGCCTCGAAGAACAAAG ATGAGGTGACCATGAAGGAGATGGGGAGGAACCAACAGCTGCGGACGGGCGAGGTGCTGATCATCGTCGTGGTCCTGTTCATGTGGGCCG GCGTCATCGCCCTCTTCTGCCGCCAGTATGACATTATCAAGGACAATGAACCCAATAACAACAAGGAAAAAACCAAGAGTGCATCAGAAACCAGCACACCAGAGCACCAAAGCGGGGGCCTTCTCCGCAGCAAG tttcCAAACAAGCCCTCGGTGAACATCATCGAAGCATGA